The sequence below is a genomic window from Nostoc flagelliforme CCNUN1.
TGCAGCAGAGATGGGGTTGCTATCTATTTTTCTGGGATTGCGAGTCGGATTAGTAACAACACGCTTACCCTGAATTTTTACAGGTTGCCCACGATTGGATTCGTTGGAAGTTCTGACTTTTCTAGGTTTATTCTGCATTTGAGTTATAGATATAGCGTATGGTTGATTATCACAATTACGTCAATTTCTTGAACCAAATCTACTGCTGTGGCTACTGTAAAATTAAGTTCTCACTCTTTTTCTACATGAAGCATTTGCAACAGTTCGGTTAGACGCTGGTAATCGGTGAGATATAAGTAGCCAATTAAGGTTTCTAGACTGGTTGCCTGTTGATAAATTTCGGGATTAAGTCGCTTAGGGCGTCCTGTAGCGGCGTTTCTACCCCGTCGGACAATTTCTAATTCGGTTTCCCTGAGATAAGGAATCAGCGATCGCAAATGTAGCGCTTGTGTTTCCGCTCTTACCTGCTCCACTACCAGACGATGGTAAATTCCTACTCGCTGCAATGGCAGCAGATAGAACATTCTAACATACAACTCATAAATTGCATCCCCTAAATATGCTAAAGCAGTAGGAGAAATTTGTTGCACTTGTGAGAGGGAAATCTGTTGGAATGGCGCTGTGGTTGTCAAGAGTGCTTGAGTCCAAGATAAAGTCTGTTTGGGAGTTTCATCTTGTCCATCTAATACCTCTTCCTCCTGTGACTTCACAAATAAATCATTCCTTGACGGGCTACATTTGGCAGGCATTCTTTGCAAAGACTGATTTTTCTGAAGTAAGCCATAATCCTATACTTAGCATAATCAATACTATCAGAAATACTTAGCTAATTCTACCTTTTTGATTGAGAGTTGGCATTTAGCTCACCCTGATGTCAAAGCCTATAAACCAAATTTTGCCTACTTGTGGTCTGTGCCTAAGATAGGGTAAAATTTTGACATCAAACTCACCCTGTTACTTGATCGCATTGTCATGCTTACTTAGTAAGCGACAATTTTTAACTATACACTATCAAGTCAAGTTTACCTATAAACAAATCTGCTGGCTTTGTATTTCTTACAAATTTCTCAGACTTGATTGTTTATCCGATAAGAATCCAAAAATTACATACCCAAGAACTGGGTGTCTATATCTTTAATTATTGCTCAACTTTAAACATAATAGCTTAACTGGCTTTGTGCCTCTCCCACAAGGAGAGAGGTTTTCTGCCAGAAATTTTAAAAATTAAGCTATCCGATGTTGAATCTGGATAGCCGAATTGATCTCTCGGTTCAAGCAATCAAGACTACTTGACGTTTTCTAGAGCTTCTTCAACTGATTTTTGCAGGGAGAGAAACTTCTCTAGGCGAACAAGCTTGACCGTTTGAGTTACCCGGGCATTCGTGACGATTTGCAAAGTGCCTTCGGCAGTTTGAGCCTGCTTGGCTAGCTGCACCAAAGCACCCAAGCCAGAGCTATCAATAAAGTCGATTTGTGAGAGATCCAAAATAATGTGCTTAGGGCCCTCGTCAATCTTACTGCCAAGTACCTTGCGAAATGTCGGCTCAGAAAAGGCATCTAACAAACCTGTGAGGCGGAATAGCTGACAGTTATCCCGGACTTCACGAGTGCCCCTCAGGCTAACGGTTAGATTCAATGGATCAGCAATAATTCCCTCCTCATGAGTTAAAGTGAACGCTCAAGTATAGATGGTTTTTGAGCAAGTTGTCTACAATCTACTGAAGTAGGGCATTGGGCATTGAGGATTGGGCATTGGGCATTGGGCATTGGGCATTGGGGATTGTAAAACTCTTTCCTAGTCCCTAGTTAGTCCCCATGTCTCATACCCCATGCCCCATGTCCCATGTCCCATGCCCCATGCCCCATGCCCCATTCCCCATTCCCCATTCCCCATTCCCTATTTTTACCTCACTTCGGCTGTCTCGGCTTGACGTGCTGTTCGCATGGCTTGAACAAATTGCTCAAACAAGTAATCAGCATCGTGAGGCCCAGGACTGGCTTCTGGGTGATATTGGACGGAGAATACAGGTAGAGATTTGTGACGTACCCCAGCAACGGTGCGATCGTTTAAGTTCAGGTGACTGATTTCCACAACTGCCGCAGGTAAAGAATCTGGATCAATAGCAAAACTATGGTTTTGGCTGGTAATTTCTATCCGTTGTTGTAAACCGGCAGGCTGATTTAAACCACGATGACCAAATTTGAGTTTATAGGTTTCTGCCCCTAGTGCATGACCTAAAATTTGGTGTCCCATACAAATACCAAAGATGGGCTTTTGACTTAACAGAAGCGCCTTGGCAGTTGCAATTCCTTCGGTGACAGCAGCAGGATCGCCAGGCCCATTTGAAAGAAACACACCATCTGGATTGTAATTGAGGATTTCCTCTGGTGGCGTATCAGCAGGCACAACAATTACTCGACAACCATAACTTGTTAAGCGACGCAAAATATTGCGTTTTACACCAAAGTCAAGGGCAACAACGGTAAAGGGTTCTCCAAGATTTTCCGCAGCTTCCGAGTTGAAT
It includes:
- a CDS encoding STAS domain-containing protein, whose translation is MNLTVSLRGTREVRDNCQLFRLTGLLDAFSEPTFRKVLGSKIDEGPKHIILDLSQIDFIDSSGLGALVQLAKQAQTAEGTLQIVTNARVTQTVKLVRLEKFLSLQKSVEEALENVK
- the carA gene encoding glutamine-hydrolyzing carbamoyl-phosphate synthase small subunit, whose translation is MPLSDAIPALLVLADGTTYRGWSFGATGTAIGEVVFNTGMTGYQEVLTDPSYCGQIVIFTYPELGNTGVNSEDEESDGPQVRGAITRNICHRPSNWRSTQSLPDYLKENQVPGIYGIDTRALTRKIRMFGAMNGGISTTILDEAELLEQVQAAPNMAGLNLVREVTTAKAYEWSDPTIPAWEFNSEAAENLGEPFTVVALDFGVKRNILRRLTSYGCRVIVVPADTPPEEILNYNPDGVFLSNGPGDPAAVTEGIATAKALLLSQKPIFGICMGHQILGHALGAETYKLKFGHRGLNQPAGLQQRIEITSQNHSFAIDPDSLPAAVVEISHLNLNDRTVAGVRHKSLPVFSVQYHPEASPGPHDADYLFEQFVQAMRTARQAETAEVR
- a CDS encoding Mini-ribonuclease 3, yielding MKSQEEEVLDGQDETPKQTLSWTQALLTTTAPFQQISLSQVQQISPTALAYLGDAIYELYVRMFYLLPLQRVGIYHRLVVEQVRAETQALHLRSLIPYLRETELEIVRRGRNAATGRPKRLNPEIYQQATSLETLIGYLYLTDYQRLTELLQMLHVEKE